In the genome of Streptomyces collinus, one region contains:
- the paaA gene encoding 1,2-phenylacetyl-CoA epoxidase subunit PaaA, with protein MDTTRSSPAGTDGAEPDLQQHFDGTIARDQRIEPRDWMPEGYRKTLIRQIAQHAHSEIIGMQPEGEWITRAPSLRRKAILFAKVQDEAGHGLYLYSAAETLGADRADLTERLIEGRQKYSSIFNYPTLSFADVGVIGWFVDGAAICNQVPLCRSSYGPYARAMVRICKEESFHQRQGYELLMTMMRGTPEQREMVQDAVNRWWWPSLMMFGPPDDASPNSAQSMAWKIKRHSNDELRRRFVDMTVPQAEKLGVTLPDPELRWNEERGHHDFGTPDWDELMRVIKGDGPCNDQRMERRRTAHEEGTWVREAATAHAAKQAARERKGAVA; from the coding sequence ATGGATACGACACGCTCCAGCCCTGCGGGGACGGACGGCGCCGAGCCGGATCTCCAGCAGCACTTCGACGGGACGATCGCGCGGGACCAGCGGATCGAGCCGCGCGACTGGATGCCGGAGGGCTACCGGAAGACACTGATCCGGCAGATCGCGCAGCACGCGCACTCGGAGATCATCGGCATGCAGCCGGAGGGCGAGTGGATCACCCGCGCGCCGTCGCTGCGCCGCAAGGCCATTCTGTTCGCCAAGGTCCAGGACGAGGCCGGGCACGGGCTCTACCTCTATTCGGCGGCGGAGACGCTGGGCGCCGACCGCGCGGACCTGACCGAGCGCCTCATCGAGGGCCGCCAGAAGTACTCGTCGATCTTCAACTACCCGACGCTGAGCTTCGCGGACGTCGGCGTGATCGGCTGGTTCGTGGACGGCGCCGCGATCTGCAACCAGGTGCCGCTGTGCCGCTCCTCCTACGGGCCCTACGCGCGCGCCATGGTGCGGATCTGCAAGGAGGAGTCCTTCCACCAGCGGCAGGGCTACGAGCTGCTGATGACGATGATGCGCGGCACCCCGGAGCAGCGCGAGATGGTGCAGGACGCCGTGAACCGCTGGTGGTGGCCGTCGCTGATGATGTTCGGCCCGCCCGACGACGCCTCGCCCAACTCCGCGCAGTCCATGGCCTGGAAGATCAAACGGCACAGCAACGACGAACTGCGCCGGCGCTTCGTCGACATGACCGTCCCGCAGGCCGAGAAGCTCGGCGTGACGCTCCCCGACCCGGAGCTGCGCTGGAACGAGGAGCGGGGCCACCACGACTTCGGCACGCCCGACTGGGACGAGCTGATGCGGGTCATCAAGGGCGACGGCCCGTGCAACGACCAGCGGATGGAACGGCGCCGCACGGCCCACGAGGAGGGCACCTGGGTGCGCGAGGCGGCCACCGCCCACGCCGCCAAGCAGGCGGCCCGCGAGCGGAAGGGAGCGGTGGCATGA
- the paaI gene encoding hydroxyphenylacetyl-CoA thioesterase PaaI: MFAADEASRGLGIELREQGEGTATLRMTVTPAMVNGHGIVHGGYVFLLADSAFACACNSHGPVTVAAGADITFVAPAYEGDELVARAEERTRYGRSGLYDVTVRRGDEVIAEFRGRSRSIRSTSPEES, from the coding sequence ATGTTCGCCGCGGACGAGGCCTCCCGCGGGCTCGGGATCGAGCTGCGGGAGCAGGGTGAGGGGACCGCCACGCTGCGGATGACCGTGACCCCGGCGATGGTGAACGGCCATGGGATCGTCCACGGCGGCTATGTCTTCCTGCTCGCCGACAGCGCCTTCGCCTGCGCCTGCAACAGCCACGGCCCGGTGACCGTCGCGGCGGGCGCGGACATCACCTTCGTGGCCCCCGCGTACGAGGGTGACGAACTCGTGGCCCGGGCCGAGGAGCGCACCCGCTACGGGCGCAGCGGCCTCTACGACGTGACGGTCCGGCGGGGCGACGAGGTGATCGCGGAGTTCCGGGGCCGCAGCCGGAGCATCAGGAGCACGAGCCCGGAGGAGTCATAG